One segment of Coffea arabica cultivar ET-39 chromosome 7c, Coffea Arabica ET-39 HiFi, whole genome shotgun sequence DNA contains the following:
- the LOC113698231 gene encoding uncharacterized protein isoform X1: protein MHQRGPGNGRPSGTDGSDFSYRMVVDSRYKKVAEYKSRLSVLIFTQAIIQLLAAVNVFLSTTKMEELDKIAVSSSVICFISLFIGELGRKRSRASFLKLYMLGSSIAVLISTANLSRSAYVVQVIKDFSSWGTSMLELSKVATGLLGFVVQLYTISTTTSLIRNMAPPKRTA from the exons ATGCATCAGAGAGGACCTGGGAACGGAAGGCCTTCTGGAACTGATGGTTCTGATTTTTCCTATCGCATGGTAGTGGACTCAC GCTATAAAAAGGTCGCTGAATACAAGTCTCGCCTTTCTGTTCTCATCTTCACCCAG GCTATTATTCAATTGTTAGCAGCAGTGAATGTATTTTTATCCACAACTAAGATGGAGGAGCTTGACAAAATTGCAGTTTCTTCATCTGTTATATGTTTCATTTCTCTCTTCATAGGAGAATTAG GTAGGAAGCGAAGCCGGGCAAGTTTTCTGAAGTTATACATGTTAGGATCATCAATAGCTGTACTGATATCAACTGCTAATCTCTCAAGGAGTGCTTATGTGGTACAA GTTATCAAGGATTTTAGTAGCTGGGGTACGTCAATGCTTGAACTTTCAAAGGTTGCAACTGGCCTGCTAG GATTCGTGGTACAATTATATACAATCAGTACGACGACATCTCTTATCCGCAATATGGCTCCTCCTAAGAGGACTGCTTGA
- the LOC113698231 gene encoding uncharacterized protein isoform X2, with product MHQRGPGNGRPSGTDGSDFSYRMVVDSRYKKVAEYKSRLSVLIFTQAIIQLLAAVNVFLSTTKMEELDKIAVSSSVICFISLFIGELGRKRSRASFLKLYMLGSSIAVLISTANLSRSAYVVIKDFSSWGTSMLELSKVATGLLGFVVQLYTISTTTSLIRNMAPPKRTA from the exons ATGCATCAGAGAGGACCTGGGAACGGAAGGCCTTCTGGAACTGATGGTTCTGATTTTTCCTATCGCATGGTAGTGGACTCAC GCTATAAAAAGGTCGCTGAATACAAGTCTCGCCTTTCTGTTCTCATCTTCACCCAG GCTATTATTCAATTGTTAGCAGCAGTGAATGTATTTTTATCCACAACTAAGATGGAGGAGCTTGACAAAATTGCAGTTTCTTCATCTGTTATATGTTTCATTTCTCTCTTCATAGGAGAATTAG GTAGGAAGCGAAGCCGGGCAAGTTTTCTGAAGTTATACATGTTAGGATCATCAATAGCTGTACTGATATCAACTGCTAATCTCTCAAGGAGTGCTTATGTG GTTATCAAGGATTTTAGTAGCTGGGGTACGTCAATGCTTGAACTTTCAAAGGTTGCAACTGGCCTGCTAG GATTCGTGGTACAATTATATACAATCAGTACGACGACATCTCTTATCCGCAATATGGCTCCTCCTAAGAGGACTGCTTGA
- the LOC113698231 gene encoding uncharacterized protein isoform X3, whose protein sequence is MHQRGPGNGRPSGTDGSDFSYRMAIIQLLAAVNVFLSTTKMEELDKIAVSSSVICFISLFIGELGRKRSRASFLKLYMLGSSIAVLISTANLSRSAYVVQVIKDFSSWGTSMLELSKVATGLLGFVVQLYTISTTTSLIRNMAPPKRTA, encoded by the exons ATGCATCAGAGAGGACCTGGGAACGGAAGGCCTTCTGGAACTGATGGTTCTGATTTTTCCTATCGCATG GCTATTATTCAATTGTTAGCAGCAGTGAATGTATTTTTATCCACAACTAAGATGGAGGAGCTTGACAAAATTGCAGTTTCTTCATCTGTTATATGTTTCATTTCTCTCTTCATAGGAGAATTAG GTAGGAAGCGAAGCCGGGCAAGTTTTCTGAAGTTATACATGTTAGGATCATCAATAGCTGTACTGATATCAACTGCTAATCTCTCAAGGAGTGCTTATGTGGTACAA GTTATCAAGGATTTTAGTAGCTGGGGTACGTCAATGCTTGAACTTTCAAAGGTTGCAACTGGCCTGCTAG GATTCGTGGTACAATTATATACAATCAGTACGACGACATCTCTTATCCGCAATATGGCTCCTCCTAAGAGGACTGCTTGA
- the LOC113699263 gene encoding uncharacterized protein, whose translation MDFDEYDYLEKTVEETNGPPSKTKETKDSAEKERDKEKGYRRKERGDEDEGDIDEDERDRKNSSSKRSRGDDENGRDRDRERERDRDREKERSSLHRSRDRESERSSRDRDRDKEKREKERDRDRERDRERRDRDKEKERERDRDRDKEKEKDRERRDREKEKERDRETERSKEMERSRRSRSRSRLDRERERELIRERERELEMRESRRFKEKKEAVEPEADPERDQRTVFAYQMPLKATERDVYEFFSKAGKVRDVRLIMDRNSRRSKGVGYIEFFDSMSVPMAIALSGHLLLGQPVMVKPSEAEKNLVPSNASSNSSVVGPYGATDRKLYVGNLHFNMTEFQLKQIFEAFGPVELVQLPTDPETGHCKGFGFVQFAQLEHAKAAQVLNGKLEIAGRTIKVSSVTDHVGVQDSGQKTADFDDDDGGGLALNAQSRAMLMAKLDRSGIASSVAGSLGVPALNGATPAQQSITMPMVAPTAMSAPVLPAQVLMPPEPIGNPSECLLLKNMFDPATEMDPEFDLDIRDDVREECSNYGPVKHIHVDKNSAGYVYLRFENVEAAARAQQAMHKRWFARRLISAIFLQPYEYDAKFKGAA comes from the exons ATGGACTTCGACGAGTAcgattatttggagaaaaccgTGGAAGAAACCAACGGTCCTCCGTCCAAAACGAAGGAGACTAAGGACTCCGCCGAGAAAGAGAGAGACAAGGAGAAAGGATATCGGAGAAAAGAGCGTGGCGACGAGGACGAAGGTGATATTGACGAGGACGAAAGAGATCGGAAAAATTCCTCCAGCAAAAGGTCCCGCGGAGATGACGAAAACGGCCGAGATAGAGACCGCGAGAGGGAACGAGATAGGGATAGGGAGAAGGAGAGGAGCTCGCTGCACCGGAGTCGAGATAGGGAGAGTGAGAGGAGTTCGAGGGACAGGGATAGAGACAAGGAGAagagggagaaagagagagatagGGATAGGGAAAGAGACAGGGAGAGGAGAGACAGAGACAAGGagaaggagagggagagggataGGGACAGGGAcaaggagaaggagaaggacAGGGAGAGGAGGGATAGGGAAAAGGAGAAGGAAAGAGATAGGGAAACGGAGAGGTCGAAGGAAATGGAGAGGTCAAGGAGGAGCCGAAGCAGGTCCAGGCTCGATCGTGAAAGGGAGAGAGAGTTGATCAGGGAACGAGAGCGCGAGCTCGAGATGAGGGAAAGCAG GAgatttaaagaaaagaaagaagcgGTGGAACCTGAGGCTGACCCAGAAAGGGATCAGAGAACAGTATTTGCTTACCAG ATGCCCTTGAAGGCAACTGAGAGGGATGTTTACGAGTTTTTCTCAAAAGCAGGAAAG GTGAGGGATGTACGTCTTATCATGGATCGAAATTCGAGGAGATCAAAAGGAGTTGG GTACATTGAGTTCTTTGATTCCATGTCTGTGCCGATGGCAATTGCTCTATCTGGGCATCTACTTCTTGGACAGCCTGTTATGGTTAAACCATCAGAGGCAGAAAAGAACCTTGTTCCATCAAATGCTTCCAGTAATTCAAGCGTTGTGGGCCCGTATGGTGCAACAGATAGGAAACTCTATGTTGGAAATTTACATTTCAACATGACTGAATTTCAGCTTAAACAG ATTTTTGAAGCATTTGGGCCCGTTGAACTTGTACAGCTGCCTACTGATCCTGAGACTGGACATTGCAAAGGTTTTGGCTTTGTTCAA tttgctCAACTAGAACATGCAAAGGCTGCGCAAGTTCTAAATGGGAAATTGGAGATTGCTGGTCGAACTATTAAG GTTTCATCTGTTACAGATCATGTTGGAGTGCAAGATTCAGGGCAGAAAACTGCCgattttgatgatgatgatggggGTGGATTG GCTTTGAATGCTCAATCAAGAGCAATGCTAATGGCAAAACTGGATCGTAGTGGGATTGCGTCAAG TGTTGCTGGTTCCCTTGGAGTACCTGCGCTTAATGGCGCAACTCCTGCACAACAATCCATAACCATGCCCATGGTTGCACCTACAGCAATGTCTGCTCCAGTACTTCCAGCACAAGTTTTAATGCCCCCAGAGCCCATTGGCAACCCAAGCGAGTGTTTACTTTTGAAGAATATGTTTGATCCTGCAACTGAG ATGGATCCAGAATTTGATTTGGACATCAGGGATGATGTGCGTGAAGAATGTTCAAACTATGGCCCGGTGAAGCATATCCATGTGGACAA GAATAGTGCTGGCTATGTTTATTTGCGCTTTGAGAATGTGGAGGCTGCAGCACGCGCTCAACAAGCCATGCACAAGCGATGGTTTGCTCGCCGATTGATTTCAGCAATCTTCTTG CAACCATATGAATATGATGCAAAATTTAAAGGGGCTGCTTGA